A genomic segment from Bubalus bubalis isolate 160015118507 breed Murrah chromosome 5, NDDB_SH_1, whole genome shotgun sequence encodes:
- the MASP2 gene encoding mannan-binding lectin serine protease 2 isoform X2: MRLLVFLGLLWGLAAASSGPQWPKPVFGRLASPGFPDKYANNQERRWALTAPPGYRLRLYFTHFQLEPSYLCEYDFVKLSAGTKELATLCGSESTDTERAPGNDTFYSPGSSLDVTFRSDYSNEKQFTGFEAFYSAEDIDECQVPPGEAPTCDHHCHNHLGGFYCSCRVGYVLHRNKRTCSALCSDQVFTARSGELSSPEYPQPYPKLSSCTYSIHLEEGFHVILDFVESFDVETHPETLCPYDSLKIQTDKAEYGPFCGKTLPSRIETKSNTVTITFTTDQSGDHMGWKVRYNSTAEPCPDPLAPPNGRISPVQAKYILKDHFSVFCETGYELLQGNLPLKSFAAVCQKDGSWDRPMPVCSIVDCGPPDDLPSGQVEYITGPAVTTYRAVVKYRCNEFYTMTTNDGKYVCEADGFWTSSKREKSLPVCEPGGQTPIRVMQFLADIKHE, from the exons ATGAG GCTGCTGGTCTTCCTGGGCCTGCTGTGGGGCTTGGCGGCTGCGTCCTCGGGGCCACAGTGGCCCAAACCAGTGTTCGGGCGCCTGGCATCGCCCGGCTTCCCCGACAAGTACGCCAACAACCAGGAGCGGCGCTGGGCCCTGACGGCACCCCCCGGCTACCGCCTGCGCCTCTACTTCACCCACTTCCAGCTGGAGCCCTCCTACCTGTGCGAGTATGACTTTGTCAAG CTGAGCGCCGGGACCAAGGAGCTGGCCACGCTGTGTGGCTCGGAGAGCACAGACACAGAGCGGGCGCCTGGCAACGACACCTTCTACTCACCGGGCTCCAGCCTGGATGTCACCTTCCGCTCCGACTACTCCAACGAGAAGCAGTTCACAGGCTTCGAGGCCTTCTACTCTGCAGAGG ACATTGACGAGTGCCAGGTGCCCCCAGGAGAGGCCCCCACCTGCGACCACCACTGCCACAACCACCTGGGCGGCTTCTACTGCTCCTGCCGTGTGGGCTATGTTCTCCACAGGAACAAGCGCACCTGCTCAG ccctgtgTTCCGACCAGGTCTTCACTGCCCGGTCTGGGGAGCTCAGCAGCCCTGAATACCCGCAGCCATACCCCAAGCTCTCCAGCTGCACCTACAGCATCCACTTGGAGGAGGGATTCCATGTCATCTTGGACTTTGTGGAGTCCTTTGACGTGGAGACGCACCCCGAGACCCTGTGCCCCTACGACTCCCTCAAG ATTCAAACAGACAAGGCGGAATACGGCCCGTTCTGTGGGAAGACATTGCCCAGCAGGATTGAAACCAAGAGCAATACCGTGACCATCACCTTTACCACCGATCAGTCGGGGGACCACATGGGCTGGAAGGTCCGATACAACAGCACAG CTGAGCCTTGCCCTGATCCATTGGCGCCACCTAATGGCCGCATCTCCCCTGTGCAAGCCAAATACATCCTGAAAGACCACTTCTCCGTCTTTTGCGAGACCGGTTATGAACTTCTGCAA GGTAATTTACCTCTGAAATCATTTGCTGCAGTCTGTCAGAAAGACGGGTCTTGGGACCGACCGATGCCAGTGTGCAGCA ttgtggactgtggccctcctgACGATCTACCCAGTGGCCAGGTGGAGTACATCACAGGTCCTGCTGTGACCACGTACAGGGCTGTGGTTAAATACCGCTGTAATGAGTTCTACACGATGACAACCAACGATG GTAAATATGTGTGTGAGGCTGATGGATTCTGGACGAGctccaaaagagaaaaatcactccCAGTCTGTGAGCCTG GTGGACAAACACCAATTCGTGTGATGCAATTTTTGGCTGACATTAAACATGAGTAA
- the MASP2 gene encoding mannan-binding lectin serine protease 2 isoform X3, whose translation MRLLVFLGLLWGLAAASSGPQWPKPVFGRLASPGFPDKYANNQERRWALTAPPGYRLRLYFTHFQLEPSYLCEYDFVKLSAGTKELATLCGSESTDTERAPGNDTFYSPGSSLDVTFRSDYSNEKQFTGFEAFYSAEDIDECQVPPGEAPTCDHHCHNHLGGFYCSCRVGYVLHRNKRTCSALCSDQVFTARSGELSSPEYPQPYPKLSSCTYSIHLEEGFHVILDFVESFDVETHPETLCPYDSLKIQTDKAEYGPFCGKTLPSRIETKSNTVTITFTTDQSGDHMGWKVRYNSTG comes from the exons ATGAG GCTGCTGGTCTTCCTGGGCCTGCTGTGGGGCTTGGCGGCTGCGTCCTCGGGGCCACAGTGGCCCAAACCAGTGTTCGGGCGCCTGGCATCGCCCGGCTTCCCCGACAAGTACGCCAACAACCAGGAGCGGCGCTGGGCCCTGACGGCACCCCCCGGCTACCGCCTGCGCCTCTACTTCACCCACTTCCAGCTGGAGCCCTCCTACCTGTGCGAGTATGACTTTGTCAAG CTGAGCGCCGGGACCAAGGAGCTGGCCACGCTGTGTGGCTCGGAGAGCACAGACACAGAGCGGGCGCCTGGCAACGACACCTTCTACTCACCGGGCTCCAGCCTGGATGTCACCTTCCGCTCCGACTACTCCAACGAGAAGCAGTTCACAGGCTTCGAGGCCTTCTACTCTGCAGAGG ACATTGACGAGTGCCAGGTGCCCCCAGGAGAGGCCCCCACCTGCGACCACCACTGCCACAACCACCTGGGCGGCTTCTACTGCTCCTGCCGTGTGGGCTATGTTCTCCACAGGAACAAGCGCACCTGCTCAG ccctgtgTTCCGACCAGGTCTTCACTGCCCGGTCTGGGGAGCTCAGCAGCCCTGAATACCCGCAGCCATACCCCAAGCTCTCCAGCTGCACCTACAGCATCCACTTGGAGGAGGGATTCCATGTCATCTTGGACTTTGTGGAGTCCTTTGACGTGGAGACGCACCCCGAGACCCTGTGCCCCTACGACTCCCTCAAG ATTCAAACAGACAAGGCGGAATACGGCCCGTTCTGTGGGAAGACATTGCCCAGCAGGATTGAAACCAAGAGCAATACCGTGACCATCACCTTTACCACCGATCAGTCGGGGGACCACATGGGCTGGAAGGTCCGATACAACAGCACAG GGTAA
- the MASP2 gene encoding mannan-binding lectin serine protease 2 isoform X5 — translation MRLLVFLGLLWGLAAASSGPQWPKPVFGRLASPGFPDKYANNQERRWALTAPPGYRLRLYFTHFQLEPSYLCEYDFVKLSAGTKELATLCGSESTDTERAPGNDTFYSPGSSLDVTFRSDYSNEKQFTGFEAFYSAEDIDECQVPPGEAPTCDHHCHNHLGGFYCSCRVGYVLHRNKRTCSEQSL, via the exons ATGAG GCTGCTGGTCTTCCTGGGCCTGCTGTGGGGCTTGGCGGCTGCGTCCTCGGGGCCACAGTGGCCCAAACCAGTGTTCGGGCGCCTGGCATCGCCCGGCTTCCCCGACAAGTACGCCAACAACCAGGAGCGGCGCTGGGCCCTGACGGCACCCCCCGGCTACCGCCTGCGCCTCTACTTCACCCACTTCCAGCTGGAGCCCTCCTACCTGTGCGAGTATGACTTTGTCAAG CTGAGCGCCGGGACCAAGGAGCTGGCCACGCTGTGTGGCTCGGAGAGCACAGACACAGAGCGGGCGCCTGGCAACGACACCTTCTACTCACCGGGCTCCAGCCTGGATGTCACCTTCCGCTCCGACTACTCCAACGAGAAGCAGTTCACAGGCTTCGAGGCCTTCTACTCTGCAGAGG ACATTGACGAGTGCCAGGTGCCCCCAGGAGAGGCCCCCACCTGCGACCACCACTGCCACAACCACCTGGGCGGCTTCTACTGCTCCTGCCGTGTGGGCTATGTTCTCCACAGGAACAAGCGCACCTGCTCAG AGCAGAGCCTCTAA
- the MASP2 gene encoding mannan-binding lectin serine protease 2 isoform X4, translated as MRLLVFLGLLWGLAAASSGPQWPKPVFGRLASPGFPDKYANNQERRWALTAPPGYRLRLYFTHFQLEPSYLCEYDFVKLSAGTKELATLCGSESTDTERAPGNDTFYSPGSSLDVTFRSDYSNEKQFTGFEAFYSAEDIDECQVPPGEAPTCDHHCHNHLGGFYCSCRVGYVLHRNKRTCSASQPLCPPLPGCPSAPLPEAWMENQPVPWGVSSRIPRS; from the exons ATGAG GCTGCTGGTCTTCCTGGGCCTGCTGTGGGGCTTGGCGGCTGCGTCCTCGGGGCCACAGTGGCCCAAACCAGTGTTCGGGCGCCTGGCATCGCCCGGCTTCCCCGACAAGTACGCCAACAACCAGGAGCGGCGCTGGGCCCTGACGGCACCCCCCGGCTACCGCCTGCGCCTCTACTTCACCCACTTCCAGCTGGAGCCCTCCTACCTGTGCGAGTATGACTTTGTCAAG CTGAGCGCCGGGACCAAGGAGCTGGCCACGCTGTGTGGCTCGGAGAGCACAGACACAGAGCGGGCGCCTGGCAACGACACCTTCTACTCACCGGGCTCCAGCCTGGATGTCACCTTCCGCTCCGACTACTCCAACGAGAAGCAGTTCACAGGCTTCGAGGCCTTCTACTCTGCAGAGG ACATTGACGAGTGCCAGGTGCCCCCAGGAGAGGCCCCCACCTGCGACCACCACTGCCACAACCACCTGGGCGGCTTCTACTGCTCCTGCCGTGTGGGCTATGTTCTCCACAGGAACAAGCGCACCTGCTCAG CCAGCCAACCCCTTTGTCCTCCACTGCCTGGATGCCCCTCTGCGCCTTTGCCAGAGGCCTGGATGGAAAACCAGCCGGTGCCCTGGGGAGTGAGCAGCCGCATCCCTCGAAGCTGA
- the MASP2 gene encoding mannan-binding lectin serine protease 2 isoform X6 yields the protein MRLLVFLGLLWGLAAASSGPQWPKPVFGRLASPGFPDKYANNQERRWALTAPPGYRLRLYFTHFQLEPSYLCEYDFVKLSAGTKELATLCGSESTDTERAPGNDTFYSPGSSLDVTFRSDYSNEKQFTGFEAFYSAEDIDECQVPPGEAPTCDHHCHNHLGGFYCSCRVGYVLHRNKRTCSG from the exons ATGAG GCTGCTGGTCTTCCTGGGCCTGCTGTGGGGCTTGGCGGCTGCGTCCTCGGGGCCACAGTGGCCCAAACCAGTGTTCGGGCGCCTGGCATCGCCCGGCTTCCCCGACAAGTACGCCAACAACCAGGAGCGGCGCTGGGCCCTGACGGCACCCCCCGGCTACCGCCTGCGCCTCTACTTCACCCACTTCCAGCTGGAGCCCTCCTACCTGTGCGAGTATGACTTTGTCAAG CTGAGCGCCGGGACCAAGGAGCTGGCCACGCTGTGTGGCTCGGAGAGCACAGACACAGAGCGGGCGCCTGGCAACGACACCTTCTACTCACCGGGCTCCAGCCTGGATGTCACCTTCCGCTCCGACTACTCCAACGAGAAGCAGTTCACAGGCTTCGAGGCCTTCTACTCTGCAGAGG ACATTGACGAGTGCCAGGTGCCCCCAGGAGAGGCCCCCACCTGCGACCACCACTGCCACAACCACCTGGGCGGCTTCTACTGCTCCTGCCGTGTGGGCTATGTTCTCCACAGGAACAAGCGCACCTGCTCAG GGTGA
- the SRM gene encoding spermidine synthase: MEPGPDGPAAPGPAAIREGWFRETCSLWPGQALSLQVEQLLHHQRSRYQDILVFRSKSYGNVLVLDGVIQCTERDEFSYQEMIANLPLCSHPNPRKVLIIGGGDGGVLREVVKHSSVESVVQCEIDEDVIQVSKKFLPSMAIGYSSSKLTLHVGDGFEFMKQNQDAFDVIITDSSDPMGPAESLFKESYYQLMKTALKEDGILCCQGECQWLHLDLIKEMRHFCRSLFPVVDYAYCTIPTYPSGQIGFMLCSKNPSTNFREPLQPLMQKQVEEMQLKYYNSDVHRAAFVLPEFARKALNDVS; encoded by the exons ATGGAGCCTGGCCCCGACGGCCccgccgcccccggccccgcTGCCATCCGCGAGGGCTGGTTCCGCGAGACGTGCAGCCTGTGGCCCGGCCAGGCCCTGTCTCTGCAGGTGGAGCAGCTGCTACACCATCAACGCTCGCGGTACCAGGATATCCTCGTCTTCCGCAG TAAGAGCTACGGGAATGTGCTGGTGTTGGACGGCGTTATCCAGTGCACGGAGAGGGACGAGTTCTCCTACCAGGAGATGATCGCCAACCTGCCCCTCTGCAGCCACCCCAACCCACGCAAG GTGCTGATCATTGGGGGCGGGGACGGAGGCGTCCTGCGGGAGGTGGTCAAGCATTCCTCTGTGGAGTCTGTGGTCCAGTGTGAGATTGACGAG gaTGTCATTCAAGTCTCCAAGAAGTTCCTGCCCAGTATGGCCATTGGCTACTCCAGCTCAAAGCTGACCCTACACGTGGGTGATGGTTTTGAGTTCATGAAACAGAACCAGGACGCCTTTGACGTCATCATCACTGACTCCTCAGATCCCATGG GTCCTGCTGAGAGCCTCTTCAAGGAGTCCTACTACCAGCTCATGAAGACTGCCCTCAAGGAGGACGGCATTCTCTGCTGCCAGG GTGAGTGCCAATGGCTGCACCTGGACCTCATCAAGGAGATGCGGCACTTCTGCAGGTCTCTCTTCCCAGTGGTGGACTACGCCTACTGCACCATCCCCACCTACCCCAGCGGCCAGATCGGCTTCATGCTGTGCAGCAAGAACCCA AGCACCAACTTTCGGGAGCCCTTGCAGCCACTGATGCAGAAGCAGGTGGAAGAGATGCAGCTGAAATACTACAACTCCGATGTGCACCGGGCGGCCTTCGTCCTGCCTGAGTTTGCCCGAAAG GCCCTGAATGATGTGAGCTGA